In Candidatus Hydrogenedentota bacterium, the genomic window TTCCGCGCGCTTGCCGTAGAGGAAGAAATCGAGTATGAGGTATACCGCGCCACCCATCGGCATGGCGAAGGTGGAGAGGATGCCCGCGCAGGGCTCGTCGAGGCGGATCAGGGCAGCGTGATGATGCACGCCTTCGCCTGTTTTTTTCACGCGACCAATGATGGGCGGCATGCCGCCGGGAGCCTGGCAGAGTTTGCCGACGGCACACTCTTTGAGGCCGATTGCTTTGGTGAAATAGGCCCAGGCCTGGGCGGTTTCGCCGCCGGTCGCACCCATAATGCGAAAGGCCCGACAAGGCTGGTTGCGAAAATCCAACAAGCTGAGGCGCAGTATCTGAAAGAACCAGGGCCAGCCGCTTTCCCAGCCTTGAAGCTGGTTGTCCCACTCATCGCCATCGGCAAAGAGACTGTGGACCACACGGACGGTGCAGGTACTGCCGGAGCGGGCTTCGACGATCCACTCGGTGGCGATCTCGGGGGCCTCGGGCCCGAGATCCTTACTGGTTGCTTTGAAGTTATGGGGCGGCGACCACTCGGATATATTCGCCACGGAGTCCATGCTGCTGCCGGGGCCGAAGTGGGAGATGACTTTGGTGGGCGAGCCATCTTCGCCGGTTTCGAACTCGGTGGGTACGAACCAGGAGGAAATGCCGGGGCCGGTGGCGATGGCCTCCCAGACTTCCTGCGGCGTGCCTGGCACTTCGATTTCCACGTCCACCCAGCGGCGGCCTGCGTGATCTTTTTTTAAGGTCATGGGGTTGCTCCTGATCGGGGGATCGTGTGGGTGCTCAGTGTTAGCTTGCCTGCCGATGGGTCGTACGGGTCTTATGGGAATGGGAACTGTCGGGCAAGGTCACACAACTGGGTACTCTTTAATGGAACGATTCTGCGAACCACGCTTTCCACTGCGTCTCACGCGCCGCCGCCATCGCGCTGGCCTCGTCGCCGTAGAAGTAGAAGCTTGCCGAGGCCAGTACTTCGCCGCCCCAGGAAAATGCCCCGAGGGTGACGAAGCCGGGGCCGGGCTGGTCGAGGCGAAGCATGGCCTGGTGGGGACACTGCGCTGTGCCAAGTTGCATGACGTTGCCGCCGAGGCTCACCTCCGCAGAGGGCTGTGACTGAAAAGGCTGACCGATCACCAACGCGCCGAGACCGAAAGCGGCCTGGATCTTCTCCCATGTGCATGGCTCGGACTCCGAAGACTTCGCCATCAGGCGCACCGAGGTACAGGCCAGATTGCGGTAGTGCTTCATGTATTCCTGGAGAATGACGAAGAAAGGCGGCCAGCCGTTTTCCATGGATTGGAGTTGTTCGTCCCAGTCTTCGCCGCTGGCGAAGAGACTGTGCACCATCCGCATGACGCACACGCCGCCGTCTTTCGCTTCAATGTGGACTTCGGTGGCCAGCGGCGGCGCGCCTTCCATCCACTCCCGTTCTTCATAGGCAAGCCGATGGGGTGGCGACCAGTCCGTAATCTGCCCGGAACTCGCCATATCCGGTCCGAGCTCAAAGGTGATGGTGCCGCCCGCGCGCTCCTCCACCGTCGTGGGCGTAAACCAGCACGAGATGCCGGGCCCCGTGGCGATGGCGGTCCAGACCTCTTCGGGCGTACCCGGCACCTCCACCACCATCTCGACAAAGCGCGAACCGTTCTCATTTTTCCTGATGGACATCCCTGGCCTCCTCGGGGTTTTCATGGGGCAGCGGGTGGGCCATTACCAGCAATCGGTGTGGTCGGCCTCCCGGCGCGGTTTCATCGTGATACTTCGCCGCCAGCGTCGCAATGGCGCTGACAAGTTCCTTGCTGAAGGCCGCACGCTCGGCGGCGGTGCGAAAACGAATCTCTGTATCCAGCGAGAGCGTGGGCAGGCGCTTGCCCGTGTCCCGCGCGGCGCCCACGAGCCCCCCCACTTCACGAATTACCCGCGCGGCCAGGGCCACGAGGTAACTCGCGGACAGGCGATCCGCCGTGCGCCCTGGATCGGCCCCGGCGCTTCCGAGTGCGACAGGCGAAACGACATACTGCGATGCGGTGGCCACCAGCAAGCGCTCGGTGAGTCCACCCCACTTCTTCTGGCTCGCGGACTTCACGAGACCGTGAGCCTGTAGCGCGTTCAGGTGATAATTCACCTTTTGCCGCGTCAGGCCCACGCGCGTCGCCAGAGTCGCCGCCGAAGCGGGCTCCGCCAACTCCGACAGGAGTCGGCTCCGGATCGGGTCCAGCGCCACGGCGGCGGCATGTGGATTTTCGATGATTTCCAGGGCGAGCATGGCCCCATGATACCATTGACAACTTTTTTTGTCAATACGCTCCTGGAAACATGCCCAATTGGCGCTTGACTTTTGGTAACCTTATGGTTACCATTAAAACGTAACCATAAGGTTACTAAAGGAGATGTCGATGTCCGCACTGGATCTTCAAGAGCACGATCTGGTCTTCAAGGCCCTGGCCGACCCCACGCGGCGGCAGATACTCGGTTTGCTGCGCGCTGGTACGCGCAACGTCAACGAAATCGCGCAGAACTTTCAGACCAGTCGCCCGGCCATTTCCAAACATCTGCGGCTGTTGCGGTCTGCGGGGTTGATAGAGACGCGCAAGCAGGGTACGGCGAGCCTCTGCGCGCTGAACAGCAAGCCGCTGCGCGTCGTAGAGCAATGGCTTCGGGACTACGAAATCTACTGGGACGAAACGCTTAACAACTTGAAAAACTATGTCGAGGAACAACCATGAACACCTGTGAGACGAGTTTCGTAATCGAGAAAGAGATACAGATTGCCGCGTCCGCCGAGCGCATATTCGCGGCCCTGAGCGAGCCGGCGCAGCGTACCCAGTGGTGGGGCGTGAAGGGGAAGTTCGAAGTAACGCACATGGAATCCGATCTCCGAACCGGCGGCGCCTGGCGCATGAGCGGCGTGTCCATGGGTGAAGTTCCCTTCACAATTCAGGGCACCTACCAAAGCATCGAGCCCCCGCGCGTGCTGGAGTTCACCTGGCGGAAAGATGAGGAAACGATGGACACCCTGGTTCGCTTCGAACTGGAGGAAAAGGGCTTCGGCACCGTGGTGCGCCTGACCCACTCGGGTTTCAACGATGCGCACACGCGCGATCTCTATCAGGGATGGCCATGGCTCCTGTCCATGTTGCAGGGTCATGTCGAAGGTCAATCATCCAAGGCTTCCTGCTGATCGGCCCAACATACCCATCCCGAGGCGCGGAAAAAACTTGATGCCCCCCGCCGAAACATACTATACTTGGTCACCTTCGGGGTGTAGCGCAGTCCGGTAGCGCACTACGTTCGGGACGTAGGGGCCGGAGGTTCAAATCCTCTCACCCCGACCATTTTCTCGAAGGACACCGCGTCTGATTTCGGTCAGACGCGGTTTTTTTATGTTTCAATTGGCTCGTGACCAGCAAGCAGCGTCTCGACTTCTGGGGCAGTTGGAAACAGTCCCTCTCAAGAATCGTGCTGCACCTTTAACATCACCTTCTAGCCCCATCTCTCGTGTCTTGGGACCTTGCTCATCCGTTTCGAGCATTTCGACTATTGCGACCGTTTCTCTTACGTGTTAGACTTATCACAAGATAATCAGGAGCGTACCGCTATGAAATCAATCATGTCCGACACGTTCGAAACTGTCCCGCCCACGAAAGCGGAGCAAGCGCTTGCCCTTGAATCCAGTCAACGACTGGCGGCGCATAAAATTGGGCGACACGCCAGTGTTCGCATACAGCTCGTCGACGATGAAGCCAAAGAAACAATTACCATGCCGCGCGCGGTTCTCGAACTCCTTCGCCACGCCCTCAGCGAAATGGCCCAGGGCAACGCCGTCACGCTTATTCCTACGAATGCCGAGTTGACCACCCAGCAAGCCGCCGACTTGCTCAATGTGTCCCGCCCCTATGTCGTGAAGCTTCTGGACGAGAAAAAAATTCCCAGCCGCATGGTCGGTAAGTATCGACGCCTTCGCTTTGACGACTTGATGGCTTACAAACAGAAGGACGACGACGCCAGGGCAATGATTCTGGACCAGTTGTCCGCCGAGACGCAGGAGCTGGGCATCGTGTGATGCTGCGTCCGCTCACCGCCATCTATGACGCCAATGTACTCTATCCTGCTCCACTCCGCGACTTATTGGTCAGGCTCGCCGCCGCCGGGCTAGTCCGCGCACGTTGGACCGATGCCATCCACGAAGAGTGGATACGGAACGTCTGCCGGAATAATCCGGGACTTGTTCCTGAGCGACTTGCTCGCACGCGAAGATTGATGAATGAAGCCGTACGCGACTGTCTCGTCACGGACTATGAGCATTTGATTGGAACCCTGACGCTTCCCGATGACGATGATCGTCACGTGCTTGCGGCTGCGATTCACGCCAACGCAGATGTTATTCTAACTTTCAATCTCCGGGACTTTCCTGATAGCGCCCTGTCGGTCTTCGGGATACAAGCACAGCATCCCGATGAGTTTATCGAGGAGATTCTGCGCCACTCATTCAACTCCGTGTGTGCAGTTTTCAAGCGACAACGGGAAAGCCTGCGCAATCCTCACGTCAGTGCGAACGAGCTACTCAGTACACTTGAAAAGCAAGGGTTACCAAGATCGGTGACCCTACTTCGCCAGCACCGCAACGCACTTTAGGTATCCGATTTTTCTCTGCGCCTTTGCGCAGTTCGGAAGCGCACTACGTTCGGGACGTAGGGGCCGGAGGTTCAAATCCTCTCACCCCGACCATTTTTCTCGAAGGATACCGCATCTGATCTCGGTCAGACGCGTTTTTTGTCTGGTGCCCTGCCAGTATAGTTACGACGAAGTCGACTGTTGCGAGTCGTGCTGATGATCCTGTAAAAGTCCTCGAACCTCAAAGGCAAATCGAGGAATGGAGTGGTCAATGCCTTCCATTGAGGCTTTAAGCCGAACCACTCTCGCACAGGATCTTATCGGTGCAAGCAAAAAACTTCCCATTTTGGGAACTTCTGCTTGCGTATATGCTTGGGAAGTGATACTCTGAATGCGCGTGATTGCAAAGAAGACCCTTCACGAATTCTGGGACCGGGAGCCGGGTGCCAAAGCAGCCTTGGAAGCCTGGTACGCGGAAGCGAAACACGCCCAGTGGAAGTCACCGACGGACATCCAGGCGAGATACGCACACGCCAGCATTGTTAACAACGAACGGGTGGTGTTTAATATTGGCGGCAACAAATACCGCCTGGTCGTGGCCGTCAGTTACACCGCCGGCATCGTACTCATCAAGTTCGTAGGGACCCATAACGACTACGACAAGATTAATGTGGAGACGGTCTAGTGAACGCCAAGGTTATTAAGAACGACCACGACCACCGAGCCGCGCTGGTCCGCATCGAGTCCATCTTTCATGCCGCGCCTGGAACTCCCGAAGGCGATGAACTGGAATTGCTTTCCCTCTTGGTGGAACGATACGAGGACGAGCAATTTCCATTAGATTTGCCGGATCCCATCGAGGCGATTCGCTTTCGCATGGAGCAGCAGGGCCTCAAGGCCAAGGACCTCGTGCAGTATATCGGCAGCGCGAGTAAAGTATCCGAAGTACTTTCGGGCCAGAGGAAACTCAGCCTGAACATGATTCGCAAACTGGTTGTTGGACTTGAAATTCCCGCTGAGGTATTGCTTCGCGAACCCAACGGGAAAATAGGACAGGGGCTACGGAACGTTGGATAGCAGGATGCTTCGAAAAGACGGAGCTCGGTTCGATTCTTACGTGTAAGCGATCGCACGGATGTTAGAGGATTGGGGAACGATCACCTCGCATAGCGTTCAACGGCGGAATTGATGTAACACTCGAAGCAGGGCGGTCCTTCTCACATCTCGCGACGTGCGGGTACGGTAGAGCCTCCTGCAATTATCAAGGAGAACACGCTTGCCTCCAATAGCCCTCACCCGCCGCCAGTTTGGCGCTGTCAGCGCCTTTGCCACCTTGTCGGCCAGCGGCCTGGCCCAGGCCGCGCCCGAGCCGCCGAAGATTGTGAAGCTGGGTACCATCGATCTGGATCTCGTGGAGACGACACCCGTCGTCTTTCAGGGGCGGGTCTACCGCTATGAATATGTGCGCCCCGGCTACAAGCCGAACACCACGGGGAATTCGTACTCGCGGTTTATCGATCACGAGACGGGCGAGGCCACACCCGCCTTTGCGAAGGGCTATCACCTGGGCAGCGCGGCGGTGGATGGGGATCTGGCGATTGTGACGGCGGTGAATATCTGGAACGGCGAAAAGATCGATATCTTCGTATCGCACGACTTGAAGACGTGGGAATCATGGAACGCGCTGAATCTGCCGGGCTACGGAATCTTTAACACGTCGTTGTGTCGGGATGATCAGGGCTACCTCCTCATGTTCGAAATCGGCAAACCGGAGGAGCTGGCCGGGTCGCGCTTCACGGCGCTGTTCGCACGGTCAGAGGATTTGAAGACATGGACGGTGCAGCCGCCGGAGTGCAACTACGCGAAGGATCGCTATACCGCGCCCCACTGCATTCGATATCGCGAGGGCTACTACTACAACTTCTTCCTGGAATCGATGAAGGGCGGCTATGCCCAGCGGGTGGTCCGCTCGAAAGACCTGATCCACTGGGAACTGAGCCCCTTCGAGACGGTGCTGATGTGGGGTGACGAGGACAAGCAGATCGCCAACCCGAAGCTGACCGAGGAACAGCGCAGGCACGTGGCCGAAGCGGTGAATTTGAACAATTCCGACTTTGACTACTGCGAGTTCGAGGGAAAGCTCATCATCAACTACTCCTGGGGCAACCAGCAGGGCGTGGAGTTTCTGGCCGAGGCCCGGTTTGATGGCACCGAGGCGGAATTTCTCGCGGCGCTGTTTCCGGGGTGAGGCCCCCGGCGAAGGCGCGCAATCTGTTCCCGGCCCCACCGCTCCGCCCAGTGCTCAGGCCTGTTCCGACACGACACCCGTGTGGGCGGTCGGGAACAACACGCGCAGGGTGGTTCCTTCTCCGGGCTTACTACGCACATCGAGCACGCCCCGATGCCCGCGCACTACCCCGAGAACGGTGGCCAGTCCAAGGCCGCGACCAAAAAACTTGGTGGTGAAGAAGGGGTCAAACATTCTTCTCAGCGTTTCCTCGTTCATTCCCACACCGGAATCGGAAACTTCGAGAAAGACATACTCGCCGGCGGGCAGCGCCTGGACGATGTCGGGATAGAACTCCTTCTTGATCAGCTCCAGGTCGTCGTGGCTGCACTCCATCGCGCCAACCTTGATGCGAATGACACCGCCGTCCTCGCCCATCGCCTCCCGGGCGTTGTCCAGGATATTCAGGGCCAGTCGCGCGATCTGCGCCTGATCCAACCTCGCCAGAGGTAACTCTGGAGCATAGTCCCCCTCGATCGCAATTTTCGCGGCCACGGTATCCCTGAACGCGGGCAACACGTCCGCAAGAATGGCGTCCAGCGCCACAAGGTCCTGCGTGAAGTGACCATGGCCCGAGTAATCCAGCATATGCCGGGCGACTGCGGCGGCGCGCTCGGCTGATTGCCTCGTTATCTTCAAGATATCCCGCACTGCGGAATTTGCCGGGAGCGTGGCCGAAGCCATCTCGCAACCTGACATGATAGCTTGAAGCTGGTTGTTGAACGTGTGTGCAATGCCACCGGCCAGTAATCCCAGACTCTCCAGCCTCTGGGCGCGGAGCATTCTGAGTTCAAGTTCCTTTTTCTCCTGCTCAAGCTGTTTCAGTGAAGTAATATCCCGAGCAATAAGCATTCCGCCAATGACGCTCCCATCCCCATCGCTGATAGGCCCGAAACTGAAGCTGGCCGACCAGGTTTCTCCCGTATCCTTCCGCCGGATACTGTATTCAATGTTGGAGCCGGATTCGCCGCGCAGGGTGCGCGGCAACACCCACCGGTCCGGCGGCACCATCGCGCCATCCGGAGTGTATAGCTCCATGATCTCGAGGTATGCCTCAAAGCGTCTCGGGGTGGATTCCTCGGGAGAGCATCGCATGAACTCGCTACAGGAATCGCTGATATCAGTAAGGTGACCGCTGGAATCGAAAATGCATACGGCATCCATCGCGCTGGCGAGGGCCGCTTCCTTCAGCGCGCTGCTCCTTGCATGCTCTACTTCCAGTCGGTTTCGCTCCGTAACATCAAGAAAGGCCCCCACCGCACCGGCGGCGCACCCGTCGATATCCGGCAGAGTAACGGCGTCCCCCCGAAGTGTTCTAACGGTTCCGTCATCGTAGGCCAGGTCAAAGGTGTAATCCAGTTGCGATTTCCCCGATGCCGCCAACTGCATGGGCCGCAGCGGAACGGGAATTTCTTCCCCGTTCTTCATCACGCGATAGGTTCTTGGATCCGTGCTGGAAGGCGCGCTGGCCGACAGATTCGTCCTCAGGGGAAGCCCGAGCAACGTGTGCGCAACTTTGTTTCCGGTGATCCGGCGGCATTCCGCGTCTTCCGCCACGAAAATTGCAGCAGGGACGGCGTCCATCACCATGGCCAGCTCATTCGCATGGCGCTCAATCTTTTCATTCGCGCGCATGAGTTCTTCTTTCTTCGCCTGCGCCCCGTCGAAGAGGCTTCGGGCCTCGAGACTCAGCGCCGCGATAAAGAAGAACGCCAGGCAACCGACGAAGACCGACCAGTATCCGTAGAACACATGTGAAAAAGGGAATCCGGAAGCATACTGCTGAAAGAGTAGAATGAGCGCGCTGATCAGCACGATGCCCGATGCAAAGCGACGATTGCCCGACCAGGAAACGATGGCAATAGAGGGAAAGTAAAAGACGTAGAACCGCAATTCGTAGCCCGTCACATAGTCCAGCACGGCAACTAAACCGAGAAGCAGCAGCCCCCCGGCAAATAGTTTGGCGGGAGATAGTTTTGCCGTTCGGCTGAGGATTTCGGACAAGGTACTTCTCCTCAAAACTCGTGGTGCCGGGCATTTCGAGTTTCCGAGAAAACCGATGCATAGCAGGTCGCCCGACAGCGCAGTATCCCGCGCTTGGAACACGCGACAAGAATACTGAATGCATTATTCGGATGCTGTATTACATATGCAATACAAATGGATTGCGCCACAGACAGGACGCCATTAATACTACGCCTTCTGGGCGTTGTAGTCCAGCATATAATTGAAGTGTCGCGTCCCAAGTTGACTAATTTGCTCTGGATGCTCTGAATTGCAGGTGCGGAAAAATTCGCGCCACCATTCGAGGCCAAGCCCCCACCAGGACGCGCCGGGAGTTGCCCATTCCCCGACTTGTGCCCTTGCCAGGTCCTCGCTTGATCACCCCTGTGAGAGGCCACACCTGGGCGGAGAACGACGCTGCGTGAGCGCAGCCTGGAAGATCCGTGGAGCCAACAGCAGGGGCCGTTAGAGTCAATGTTCGACGCGCCGCATATGAACTTCGCATCGAATCAGTAAGCGCCGTTAGAACCGGTGGTATGAGGAAGGCCCCTGGAAGGAGCCGGTTGGTCCTGGTAAACGTTTCGTTCGCCAAGGCCCATGGGGCTCATCCGGCTGAAGCGCGCTACTCGATTTCTGCCTTGCTGCCGAGGACCGCAACGTTACCAATCCGCGAAGGGGATGACAGATTAGCATGGATTTAATCGGGGGCCCTGTACCGCGTCTCCATGCTGAGCCCTTCTTCCAGGGGCCGCACCTCAATCGTGCCCAGGCGCGCACTGGGCCACTGTGCCGCGAGGGCAACGGCCTCGTCGAAGTCCTTCGCTTCGATAAGGAAGAAGCCGCCTATCTGCTCCTTCGTTTCCGCGAAAGGTCCGTCGGCGACGGACAGGACGCCATGGCGTACCCGCACGGTGGCGGCCGTGGTGGCGCTCTGGAGGGGGTGGGTACTGATCAGATGCCCGCGGTCGTGCAGTGACTGGACGTAGTTCAGCGTCTCCTCGCGCAGGGCATGCCAATCCTCCTGGGACATTTCATGGAAGATGGCTTCTTCCTCGTAGGCTAGACACATAAATCTCATGGACGGCTCCTCACTGCTGGTGGTGCCGTGCATGGTACACGAGTTGCCATTCTAGAGCCACTTCCCGCTTCAGGGTTCCCGCTGGAAGAAGGCCTGGCTGGTGCAGGGGTCAAAGGGCACGGAGCAATGCTCGTGGACAATCTTCCATTCGCCCCCGCGCCGCTTCAGGATGGCGGTGGCGCGAAGACAGGTCGTCAAAGCGGGGTGATCCTCCGGCAGATCCGTGAAGCGCCAGATCCAGTGGGCGGCGGCGCTGTCGTCGGCGCCAAAGATGGCAAGTTGATCCGAGGCCATGCCGAACCGGTCCGGGAAATGGGGCAGGCAACTCTCCCATCCGTCGCGCAACCCACTCGCCCCCCTGGACTGAAAGGGCGGGATGGCGTCGAAGTGAACGAGGTCGTCGGCGTAGTGCCCCATGATGGCGTCGACGTCTTTTGCGCCGATGGCCCGGTTGCGGGCTGCGAGGACCTCGCGAATTTCGGCCTGGAGGGTGGATTCGGTTGCGGTGGTCATGGTTGGGCTCCTGATTGGGTTTTGGTTCTCTGGTAGTACGACGATTGGCGTGGCGTGATTGGGACAGGATAGTGCCTTGATCCCAAGTTCCCCTATTCGAACTCGTTCCCAAGCTCTGCTTGGGAATGCAGCTCGTGAAGCTCCGCTTCACAACCCTATTGTGAATATGTTGCTGGTTCAGCCTGACGTCCAAAGGCATGAAACACAGGTCAGGTGCGCTAGCGCAACCATCGTGCCCTGGGGAGCGGAGCTCCGAAGACTGCATTCCCAAGCAGAGCTTGGGAACGAGATCGAAAATATCCCTTGACATCCCGTTGAAATCGATCTATTGTATGGATACATCAATACGCTTTGCGCAACACAAACCGAAGCGTAGCACACATTTTCAGCAAACCCAACCACAAACCATGAAATACGGCCATGCTACATTTTAACCTGAGCCAGAGCGACGGTGTGCCGTTGTATCTTCAACTGGTGCGCCAAATTAAGCAGTTCATTGCCACGGGACGCCTCACGCCGGAGGATGAACTCCCCCCCGTCCGGGTGCTGGCCCAGCAACTCGTGGTAAACCCCCAGACGGTGGTGCGGGCCTACCGCGAGTTGGAAACCATGGGCCTGATTTACAAGCGGCGCGGGGCAGGAACCTACGTATCCGCAAAAGGAACGCCCTATACCGACGAAGAATGCAGGCGCATCCTGAGCGAACGGGCCCGTGGCCTGCTGGTGGAAGCGCGAAGCCTGGGATTTGATTTGGATCAATGCGTGGCGCTGCTGCGCGAATGCAGCGCGGCTTTGGACCGCGAGAAGGAGGGGAATTCATGAGCACGACGGACACCATCATCGAAGTCTCGGGGCTCTCCCGGCGCTTTGGCAAGAAGGAGGCGTTGCGCGATGTAAACCTGTCCGTAGCGCGGGGCCAGGTCTTCGGGCTGGTGGGCGAGAACGGCGCGGGCAAGACCACCTTTATCCGCCATTTGCTCGGGGCCTATGAGGCGGAAGCCGGCACGGTGCGCGTCTTCGGGCTTGATCCCGTTCGCAACCCCGTGGCGGTGCTGGGGCGCATCGGCTATCTCTCGGAAGATCGCGATCTGCCCCTGTGGATGAAGGTGCGGGAGCTCATGTCGTATACCGCGGCTTTCTACCCGGACTGGGACGCCGCCTACGCCGAGGAACTCCGCAAGCGCTTCAACCTCCCGCCCGATGCCAAGCTGAAGCAGCTCTCGCGGGGTGAAAAGGCCAAGGCGGGCCTCCTCGCGGCGCTTGCCCATCGCCCCGATCTGCTGCTGCTCGACGAGCCTTCCTCCGGCCTCGACGCCGTGGCGCGGAAAGACATCCTGGGCGAGGTTATTCGCTCCGTGGCGGATGAAGGGCGCACGGTGATCTTCTCATCGCACCTGCTGGACGAAGTCGAGAGGGTCTCCGACCATGTCGCCATGATCCACGAAGGCGTGGTGGCCTTGGACCTGCCCATGGACACCTTGAAAGAGTCGCACCACCGCATCGTGGTGCGCTTCAGCGAAGGACATCGTGATTTCCCCGAAGTGCCCGGCGTGCTCCACGCCGAAGGCAGCGACAAGGACTGGTGCCTGCTGTGCGAAGGCGAAAAGGACCAATTGATCGGGCTGCTGCAGCAACAAGGTGGGCGAATTCTGGAGTGCACCGTGCCGACGCTGGACGCAATCTTCGTAGGACGCGTCACGGGACGTCCCATGGCCCTCGCGGCTCAGGAGGACGACGCATGAACCCAAAGCTTCGCGCCTTGATCTGGGAAGAGCTGCGCACCGGCGGCGTGATTGCGGGGTGGTGCACCCTCGTCGGCGGACTGTGTCTGCTGGTGGCCGGTCTGGTCGACGACAGCGGCGGAGACTGGACCTACATCAGTCCAGTTGCGCTGTCACTCAATATGCTGCCCCTGTTGCTCATCGGTCTGCTCCTCCTTTACCGCACAGGGAATTCGGGCGCGCTTACCGGGGGTTTCTCCGGGCGCATCCTGCTGTTGCCGGTGGAAACCTGGAAGCTTGCGGGGCTCTCGCTTTTTCTTCGCGCCGCGCTACTCGGCGCGGCCACGCTGCTGTCGATTGTCCTTTGCCGGGTTATCTTCTGGGGCCATGGTCCCGCGTGGGTTCTGGTGCTGGTGACGCCCGCCTGCTACCTGTGGCTTCAGGCGCTGGACTGGCTCCGCCGTCCCACGCCCCTGCTGGCGGTGCTCGGATTTCTGCCCATCTTCGGATGCATCGGCTTCGCCCTTGTCCAATCGGGCGACGTGCGCTTCGCCTTCGACGAACCCTTCATTTCCGTCTCGGCGGCGCTGCTGCTGCTGGCCATCTCGGGCGTCACGGCCTTCCTCCTCGC contains:
- a CDS encoding GntR family transcriptional regulator, translating into MLHFNLSQSDGVPLYLQLVRQIKQFIATGRLTPEDELPPVRVLAQQLVVNPQTVVRAYRELETMGLIYKRRGAGTYVSAKGTPYTDEECRRILSERARGLLVEARSLGFDLDQCVALLRECSAALDREKEGNS
- a CDS encoding ABC transporter ATP-binding protein, producing MSTTDTIIEVSGLSRRFGKKEALRDVNLSVARGQVFGLVGENGAGKTTFIRHLLGAYEAEAGTVRVFGLDPVRNPVAVLGRIGYLSEDRDLPLWMKVRELMSYTAAFYPDWDAAYAEELRKRFNLPPDAKLKQLSRGEKAKAGLLAALAHRPDLLLLDEPSSGLDAVARKDILGEVIRSVADEGRTVIFSSHLLDEVERVSDHVAMIHEGVVALDLPMDTLKESHHRIVVRFSEGHRDFPEVPGVLHAEGSDKDWCLLCEGEKDQLIGLLQQQGGRILECTVPTLDAIFVGRVTGRPMALAAQEDDA